One Leptospira levettii genomic window, GTACTGGAAAGATATAGATAAAACTCAAAGCTGAAATGGATGTGGTCCAAAAAATAACGAATAACAATAATTGTTCTTTAGAAGAACGTGTTAAATCATCATCCTTTATACATATCATCAATATTCCTATGACAAGTAGAATTGATGCATCCAGAGCTAAACTCATTCCTTGGTAAAATTCATCAATAGTGTGATGTGAAATTCCATTTGGGAGTTCGACAAAAGTGCTTTCCATTGCAAGTATTGTTTGCTTTGTTTTTTCATTTGTTACGTTTTTTCTTGTTAGAGTTCCGATTGTATGTCCGACGAGAAAAAATAACATCAGACCAAGAGCTAAAAAAAGTTTCCATTTTTCTTTCATTTGTTTCAATCATCCATTGCGATTTTAAATTCTAATTGCATATTACGAGAAAAATTGTAAAACATATTGTAAAAAAGGGAACTATTTCTTGAAAATAAATACTTTAAAAATAAAGCCAGAACTATCTGAGATAGTTGAAAGTA contains:
- a CDS encoding LIC_13387 family protein, which produces MKEKWKLFLALGLMLFFLVGHTIGTLTRKNVTNEKTKQTILAMESTFVELPNGISHHTIDEFYQGMSLALDASILLVIGILMICIKDDDLTRSSKEQLLLFVIFWTTSISALSFIYIFPVPAITCLLASLLLFGQWYQTHFQKNYN